Part of the Actinomycetota bacterium genome, CTAGCCATGGCCTCTGAGCCCAGCGGCTTCGGCGGGTGCGAGTCACCCGGGGCGATGGTCCAGGCCGTGCTGGCCCATGCCGCGTCGACCGGTGAGCTTGCGGCCTCCACCATCGCCGAGTTCGCGGACGTCATGGGCCGCTTCACCCTGTTCATGGAGCGGGGCCTCGGGATCACGGAGGTCTCCATGATCGGCGAGGCCGAGGTGAGGGCGTTCGTGGGCTCCCGCCGGACCGACGGGGCCAAACCCAGCCTCTCGCTCTTGCACAACCGGCGCACCGTGTGCCGGTACCTGTTCAGGACGGGGCGGGCGCTCGGTTTGTGCTCCTCGAACCCGGCCGGCGCCCTCGAGCTTCCTCCCCGGCACCCCACGGGCCCTCGGCCCCTCACCAACGCCGAGGTCGAGCTCTGCCGGTCCCGCTCCTTGTTCCACCCGGCGGACCTGCGGCACCCGGTGGCGTGGGCCCTGGCCGAGGCCACCGCCCGGACCCCCGAGATCGGCCGGCTGCTGGTGGGAGACGTCGATGTGGGCGCCGGCCTCGTGCGCCTTCCCGGATCCGCCCGCTGCACTCCCCGCACAGTCTCGTTCACGGAGTGGGGCCTGATCCAGATCCGGCGGCGGCTCGGGAAGGGACGGCGCGGTGACGAAGATCCCCTCCTTCCCCTCCGGTCCCGAGGTGTGCCCAGGGCGTCCGCCTCCATGGCAGTGATCGAGGTCCTCCGAGCCGCCGGGCTGAAGGCCCCCGATGTCCGCCCCCTCTCGGTGATGGCCTGGAGGGGGAGGGCCGCCTACGACGCCGGCCAGTCCGTCGAGCAGGTCGCCCGTCTCCTGGGGATCCGGAGCCTGGACCGGACCGTTGCCGTGATCGGTACTGAGATCGACTGGGAGGTCCTCCGGTGAGGCGCCACGGGGGATCCCCCTCGGAGAAGGCTGAGCGAACCATCCCGCCTGCACTGCCGTTCCCGGGGGACATCGGTCGGGGCCCGGAAGTCCTCGAGAAATTTTCCCCGTCCGTAGTGCAAAGGCGTGGTCCATGTCGCGCCAAGCGGTGGAGGAACAGACATGTTCACACCGCTTGTGCACCACCCAACCGCATCAGATCTCGGAAAACACCAGCTCAGGGGCCCTGTGCCGGGTTCTCCCGTTCGGGGAGGGGCTCGGCCATGACCCGCCGGCCCGACCCCAACTTTGGGGTGTCGAACGACACCGGGGATGCCGCCGGTCCCCACACCGGGTTGACGGCGGCCGTGCAGGCCGTCCTGGCGAGCCTCGCCGGCACCACCACGATGCAGCTCGGCACGCTCCGGGGGCGAACCGTCAGGATCCTGAGCTTCGCCTCATTCGCCGGGGCCCACGGGATGCGCCACCTGGACCAGGTGACCCCGGAGGTGGCCAAGGGGTTCATCGAGTCCCGCCGGGCCTCGGGGGCGCCGGCGAGCCCTTCGGAGCGGCTGTCCCGGCTGTCCTCCCTTCGCCTGCTGTACCGGGTGGCTCGGGAGCTCCACCTGGCCACCTCGGACCCGACCCTCGACATCAAGCACACACCCGAAGGTCGAGTCTCTACCCGACCCCTCACCGACGCCGAGGTGGAGCGGGCTCGCTCTCACGCCGTCCGCCCCGGGGAGACCAGGCGTGCGGTGTGCTGGGCGCTCGCCGAGGCCGGCGCCCGGACCCCGGAGATCTCCCACCTCCGGCTCTCCGATCTGGACCTCGAGGCCGGGACCGTGAGCATCCACGGCGGGACCGTGAGCGAGCCCCGCACGGTCCGCCTCACACCTTGGGGCGTGGTCCAACTTCGCCGACGGGTTCGGTCTGTCACCGAGGCCGAGGGCCCGGATCCGATCCTGATGGGGGAAGGGCGGTGGGACGCTCCGGAGTCGGGACGAACCACGGCCAGCATGGTCATCGGCTCGACGTTGCGGGAGGCCGGCCTGTTCGGCCCCGATGTGAGCCCCCTGTCCATCCCGGCCTGGGCCGGGGCCAAGGCCATGGCGGACGGCGCGACCATCGACGCCGTGGCCCGGATGCTCGGCGTCCGGAGCCTTGACCAGGCCGCAGCGATCATCGGGTTCCAATGGCGCGAGGATGCAACGTGAGAGCCGTCCGGGCCCGCCTGTACAGGGAATCCGGTCCCCGGTTCCTCGGACGCACGCCTTCGGCTGTCCCCATCAAGGACGGCACCGCCTCCACGAGCGAGGTGCTGGACGCGGTGGTGCGGGAAGGGGCTTGGTTGCCCGCGGCGGAGGTCATACCGCCGAAACGCCAGGGCACTGTCGGTGCCCCCAGGACCTACCCGGAGTTCACGTGGACCCTGCTGGAAGAGCTTCTTTGGGTTATCGGTTCGGCATCGACAACGAAGCTGATGCGCGAACTGGGCCGGGGGGGCGTGTGGAGAACCATCCGCAAGAAGCTCCGTCGGCATTGGCCGGAGCTGCCGGAGCTCCCGCACGATCCTCCGGCCCGGCAGACGTTCGAGTACTACCTCGACCGCTACCTGGCCAACAGCGACGAGACCATGGAGCGCCGACTCCAGCGCCACGCCAAGGTGTCCACGCAACAGGCCATCGAGGCCGGCAACTTCGATCCGGCGGGGGGCGGATCGTCCACCCACCCCACGGTGGAGCGCACCGTCTACGGCGACGGCAAGGTCATCGACGCCCAGTACAAGTCGAAGCCCGGGACCACCCGGGTGAACCGGAAGACCGGGGAGGTCAGACCCGTCCGGTTCGATCCAGATGCCTGGTGGTACGCGGAGGGCGGCGGTGACCTAGTGTGGGGGATCAAGTTCGCGGTGCTCAGCACCCGCCGGGCGGAGGGACACTTCATCCTGGGGTTCGAGCACGTGGCCAAGGACCACGACGAGGCGAAGGCTGCCTTGACCATGCTCCGGCGGATCAAGCCCTACGCGCCGGGCGCCCAGGCCGTAGTGTGGGACATGATCCTGCGCGGTGCACACATCACCGTGATCATGACGGAGGTCGGGCTGGTGGCCGTGGTCGGGGTGCACGCGCAGGAGAACCCCGATGGCAAGAAGGGTCGGCAGGCCGGCACCTACGTCCCGAGGACCGAAGACCTCGACGACGTCGAGGTCACAATGCCCGACGGCACCGTGGAGGTCTTGCACCTCGCCGCCCACGACGGGTGGCTCTCCATCAAGGACATCACCGAGTCCGGCGAGCCCCACTACGAGCACCTGGTATGCACCCGGATCCAGCGTCACCAGGACAAGAAGGGGTTCCGGTTCTACGGGTACTTCAAGCTCCCGGCGGAGTACGGCGGCAAGGTGATCGTCATCCGGCTGTTCCAGAACGAGGACGACACCAGGCGTCGCATCAACCGGTCGGAGAACCTCCGGGCCATCCCGGAGGGATCCGAGGACTTCCGCCGGCTGCACGTCCTCCGACCCGACGCGGAGTCCGTCAACGCGATGATCGAGCGCGCGCTGGCCCCGGTGAACGGACGCGCCCCGGCCAAGGGGTGGCGCCGCCTGCTCGCCCTGCTCCTGGGCTGGGCCAGGATGGTGAACGCGGTCACGCTGGCCCGCTGCCGAGCGCGAGCCGGCCCCCGGGTGGCGGCGTAGCGGCCGCTGCCTCCACCAGCCCCCGCCCGGCTGATTCAGCGCGCCTTCTCTCCGCTCTCCCCGCCTGATCCGCCAGGGTTCGGGGCTCATCTAGCTCCGCTACACTCCAGGGACATCTAGGACGGGATGTCTGGAGGATTGTTGGCTGGGTTCCCGTCCTGTCCCGCTGGAGTAGCTCAGTCGGCAGAGCACCGCCATGGTAAGGCGGGGGTCGTGGGTTCGATTCCCACCTCCAGCTCGATCCGGGAGACGGCTCAGCCGCATCCCATGTCCCCGTGTTCGGTCGACGCCGGAGGTCTCTTGACGCCGGGCGGGCCTCCAGGCTGGAGTTGCCGCTGTGGCCGGCCGATATGGACGCAGTGAACCGACCGAGCCCAGCGAAGGGCGCCCGGTGATGGAGACCGAGGCGCTGGCGGCCGCCCAGGCCAGCGGGCCCGGCCCCGTCACCCGGCGGGCGGCCCGAAACGCCGCTGCCGTCGGCGCGGCCCAGCTCGCGGGCAAGGTGGCCAGCCTGGCCTACACCATCGCCGCGGTCCGGGTCCTGGGCGAGCGGCAGTTCGGCACGTTCGCCTACGCCATGTCCCTGTGCCTGCTGTTGGGGACCCTCCCAGAGTGGGGATTCGATCCGCTGCTCCTTCAGCGAGGGAGCCGGGAGCCCAGGTCCCTGTCGCGCTTCCTGTCGGAGACCCTGGTGTGGCGAACGGCCATCGCCGTGCCGGTGTTCGGCGCGGCGGCCATCGCCGCGCTGGTGACGCGCCACGACGCCACGTCGGCCACCGTGTTCCTGCTGATCCTGCTGGCCACGGCGTTCGACACCTACACGGACGCGGGCCTCGCGGCGGCGGCCGCCCTCCAGAAGCAGGTCTGGAGCAACATCTCGCTCACGATCGAGCGGTTCGTGATGGCTGGCCTGGCCATCGCCGCGCTGGCCCTGGGGTTCGGGCTGGTGGGCCTGGCGATCTCGTACCTGGTGGGCTCGGTGGTGGGTGGCCTCGGCGTGCTGGTGAGCGTCCGGCGGCTGGGGGTCTCCCTGGACTTCCGGTCGGTGAACCGGAAGGGGCTGGGGGCAACGGCCCGGATGTCGTTCGCCATCGGCCTGGACACGGTGGTCTCGCTGGCGCTGTTCCGTATCGACCAGGTCATCCTGGGGGCGCTGAAGGGCGACGCCGCCGTGGGCATCTACGCGGCCGCGTACCGGCTGCTGGAGACGGTCCTGTTCG contains:
- a CDS encoding site-specific integrase; its protein translation is MTRRPDPNFGVSNDTGDAAGPHTGLTAAVQAVLASLAGTTTMQLGTLRGRTVRILSFASFAGAHGMRHLDQVTPEVAKGFIESRRASGAPASPSERLSRLSSLRLLYRVARELHLATSDPTLDIKHTPEGRVSTRPLTDAEVERARSHAVRPGETRRAVCWALAEAGARTPEISHLRLSDLDLEAGTVSIHGGTVSEPRTVRLTPWGVVQLRRRVRSVTEAEGPDPILMGEGRWDAPESGRTTASMVIGSTLREAGLFGPDVSPLSIPAWAGAKAMADGATIDAVARMLGVRSLDQAAAIIGFQWREDAT
- a CDS encoding oligosaccharide flippase family protein, with protein sequence METEALAAAQASGPGPVTRRAARNAAAVGAAQLAGKVASLAYTIAAVRVLGERQFGTFAYAMSLCLLLGTLPEWGFDPLLLQRGSREPRSLSRFLSETLVWRTAIAVPVFGAAAIAALVTRHDATSATVFLLILLATAFDTYTDAGLAAAAALQKQVWSNISLTIERFVMAGLAIAALALGFGLVGLAISYLVGSVVGGLGVLVSVRRLGVSLDFRSVNRKGLGATARMSFAIGLDTVVSLALFRIDQVILGALKGDAAVGIYAAAYRLLETVLFVSWAVAKAVFPVMSASTSTETWRVRRGVEQGLAAVGLLYIPFGVGLLVEAGPVLRLLYGNAFAVQGAGAARWLAPAPLLFAAAYLGSYALLARERRWQVVATSLLALVVNVAANLLLIPAFSSSGAAAATTISYLVQTIVVLAVVAPDVGMPRLGRGLAAPAVAAGAMAAVLVVLRAGPAVEIPLGVAVYFAAWYPLARWWSPEHLAVVASFLPARSRRTRTPEPTPGSGSAPS